The Streptomyces sp. NBC_01197 genome window below encodes:
- a CDS encoding HU family DNA-binding protein, producing MNRSELVAALADRAEVTRKDADAVLAALAETVGEIVAKGDEKVTIPGFLTFERTHRAARTARNPQTGDPINIPAGYSVKVSAGSKLKEAAKGK from the coding sequence ATGAACCGCAGTGAGCTGGTGGCCGCCCTGGCCGATCGTGCCGAGGTGACTCGTAAGGACGCCGACGCCGTTCTGGCCGCTCTCGCCGAGACGGTCGGCGAGATCGTCGCCAAGGGCGACGAGAAGGTCACCATCCCCGGCTTCCTGACCTTCGAGCGCACCCACCGTGCCGCTCGCACCGCGCGTAACCCGCAGACCGGCGACCCGATCAACATCCCGGCCGGCTACAGCGTGAAGGTCTCCGCGGGCTCGAAGCTCAAGGAAGCCGCGAAGGGCAAGTAG
- a CDS encoding NAD-dependent malic enzyme — protein sequence MATAPSVSYSITARLEVPASGTAVSQLTTAVESSGGSVTGLDVTASGHEKLRIDVTIAASSTDHADQIVQQLKGIEGVELGKVSDRTFLMHLGGKIEMASKHPIRNRDDLSMIYTPGVARVCMAIADNPEDARRLTIKRNSVAVVTDGSAVLGLGNIGPMAALPVMEGKAALFKRFAGIDAWPICLDTQDSDAIVEIVKAIAPGFAGINLEDISAPRCFEIEARLREALDIPVFHDDQHGTAIVVLAALTNALRVVDKQFSEVRVVMSGAGAAGTAILKLLLAAGVKHAVVADIHGVVHAGREDLVDAKPESPLRWIADNTNPEGVTGTLKQAVVGADIFIGVSAPDVLDGDDVAAMADGAIVFALANPDPEVDPAIARQSAAVVATGRSDFPNQINNVLVFPGVFRGLLDAQSRTVNTEMMLAAAGALADVVGADELNANYIIPSVFNDKVAGAVADAVRSAAKSAGAAVSSPTSA from the coding sequence ATGGCAACGGCGCCCAGCGTCTCGTACTCGATCACGGCGCGTCTGGAGGTTCCCGCGAGCGGGACCGCGGTCAGCCAGCTCACCACGGCCGTCGAGTCCTCCGGTGGCTCGGTCACCGGTCTCGACGTCACCGCTTCCGGCCACGAGAAGCTGCGGATCGACGTCACCATCGCCGCCTCCTCCACCGACCACGCCGACCAGATCGTGCAGCAGCTCAAGGGCATCGAGGGGGTCGAGCTCGGGAAGGTCTCCGACCGTACCTTCCTGATGCACCTCGGCGGCAAGATCGAGATGGCGTCCAAGCACCCCATCCGCAACCGTGACGACCTCTCGATGATCTACACCCCGGGTGTGGCCCGCGTCTGCATGGCGATCGCGGACAACCCCGAGGACGCCCGCAGGCTCACCATCAAGCGCAACTCCGTTGCAGTGGTGACGGACGGCTCCGCGGTACTGGGGCTCGGCAACATCGGCCCGATGGCCGCGCTGCCGGTCATGGAGGGCAAGGCGGCCCTCTTCAAGCGCTTCGCCGGGATCGACGCCTGGCCGATCTGCCTCGACACCCAGGACTCCGACGCGATCGTGGAGATCGTCAAAGCCATCGCGCCCGGCTTCGCCGGCATCAACCTGGAGGACATCTCGGCGCCCCGCTGCTTCGAGATCGAGGCCCGGCTGCGCGAGGCCCTCGACATCCCGGTCTTCCACGACGACCAGCACGGCACCGCGATCGTCGTGCTCGCCGCCCTGACCAACGCACTGCGCGTGGTGGACAAGCAGTTCAGCGAGGTCCGGGTGGTCATGTCCGGCGCCGGAGCGGCCGGTACGGCCATTCTGAAGCTGCTCCTGGCCGCGGGCGTCAAGCACGCGGTCGTCGCCGACATCCACGGTGTGGTGCACGCCGGCCGCGAGGACCTGGTCGACGCCAAGCCCGAGTCGCCGCTGCGCTGGATCGCCGACAACACCAACCCCGAAGGCGTGACGGGCACGTTGAAGCAGGCCGTGGTCGGCGCCGACATCTTCATCGGCGTCTCGGCTCCCGACGTGCTGGACGGCGACGACGTCGCGGCCATGGCGGACGGCGCGATCGTCTTCGCGCTCGCGAACCCCGACCCCGAGGTCGACCCGGCGATCGCCCGTCAGTCGGCGGCAGTTGTGGCCACCGGCCGGTCGGACTTCCCGAACCAGATCAACAACGTGCTGGTCTTCCCGGGTGTCTTCCGCGGTCTGCTGGACGCCCAGTCCCGTACGGTCAACACCGAGATGATGCTGGCCGCGGCGGGCGCGCTCGCCGATGTGGTCGGCGCGGACGAGCTGAACGCGAACTACATCATCCCCTCGGTCTTCAACGACAAGGTCGCCGGGGCGGTCGCGGACGCGGTCAGGTCGGCTGCTAAGTCGGCCGGTGCGGCTGTGTCGTCGCCCACGTCCGCCTGA
- the murA gene encoding UDP-N-acetylglucosamine 1-carboxyvinyltransferase, which yields MTGTGTDDVLLVHGGNPLEGEIRVRGAKNLVPKAMVAALLGSGPSRLRNVPDIRDVRVVRGLLQLHGVTVRPGEEPGELILDPSHVESANVADIDAHAGSSRIPILFCGPLLHRLGHAFIPGLGGCDIGGRPIDFHFEVLRQFGATIEKRADGQYLEAPQRLRGCKIRLPYPSVGSTEQVLLTAVLAEGVTELSNAAVEPEIEDLICVLQKMGAIISMDTDRTIRITGVDQLGGYNHRALPDRLEAASWASAALATEGNIYVRGAQQRSMMTFLNTFRRVGGAFEIDDEGIRFWHPGGPLNAIALETDVHPGFQTDWQQPLVVALTQASGLSIVHETVYESRLGFTSALNQMGAHIQLYRECLGGSDCRFGQRNFLHSAVVSGPTKLQGADLVIPDLRGGFSYLIAALAAQGTSRVHGIDLINRGYENFLDKLIELGAKVELPGAALV from the coding sequence ATGACCGGCACTGGCACCGACGATGTCCTGCTCGTCCACGGCGGCAACCCGCTCGAGGGCGAGATCCGCGTCCGCGGCGCGAAGAACCTCGTGCCCAAGGCGATGGTCGCCGCCCTGCTCGGCAGCGGTCCGAGCCGACTGCGCAATGTGCCCGACATCCGGGACGTACGCGTCGTGCGCGGGCTGCTCCAGCTGCACGGTGTGACCGTCCGCCCCGGTGAGGAACCGGGCGAGCTGATCCTCGACCCGTCGCACGTCGAGAGCGCCAACGTCGCGGACATCGACGCCCACGCGGGCTCCTCGCGTATCCCGATCCTCTTCTGCGGCCCGCTGCTGCACCGGCTGGGTCACGCGTTCATCCCCGGCCTCGGCGGCTGCGACATCGGCGGTCGGCCGATCGACTTCCACTTCGAGGTGCTGCGCCAGTTCGGCGCGACGATCGAGAAGCGGGCGGACGGCCAGTACCTGGAGGCCCCGCAGCGGCTGCGCGGCTGCAAGATCCGGCTGCCGTACCCGTCGGTCGGCTCGACCGAGCAGGTGCTGCTGACGGCCGTGCTCGCCGAGGGCGTCACCGAGCTGTCGAACGCCGCTGTGGAGCCGGAGATCGAGGACCTCATCTGCGTACTGCAGAAGATGGGCGCGATCATCTCGATGGACACCGACCGGACGATCCGGATCACCGGCGTCGACCAGCTCGGCGGCTACAACCACCGGGCGCTGCCGGACCGTCTGGAGGCCGCGTCCTGGGCGTCGGCCGCGCTGGCGACCGAGGGCAACATCTATGTGCGCGGCGCCCAGCAGCGCTCGATGATGACGTTCCTCAACACGTTCCGCCGGGTCGGCGGCGCCTTCGAGATCGACGACGAGGGCATCCGCTTCTGGCACCCGGGCGGCCCGCTCAACGCCATCGCGCTGGAGACGGACGTCCACCCCGGCTTCCAGACCGACTGGCAGCAGCCGCTGGTGGTGGCGCTGACGCAGGCGAGCGGCCTGTCCATCGTCCACGAGACGGTGTACGAGTCCCGGCTCGGCTTCACGTCCGCGCTGAACCAGATGGGCGCGCACATCCAGCTCTACCGCGAGTGCCTGGGCGGTTCGGACTGCCGCTTCGGCCAGCGCAACTTCCTGCACTCGGCGGTCGTCAGCGGCCCCACCAAGCTGCAGGGCGCCGACCTGGTCATTCCCGACCTGCGCGGCGGCTTCTCGTACCTGATCGCCGCGCTGGCGGCCCAGGGCACCTCACGGGTGCACGGGATCGACCTGATCAACCGCGGCTACGAGAACTTCCTCGACAAGCTGATCGAACTGGGCGCGAAGGTGGAACTGCCGGGAGCGGCGCTGGTCTGA
- a CDS encoding YqgE/AlgH family protein, producing the protein MTEVSSLTGRLLVASPALADPNFDRAVVLVLDHDGEGSLGVVLNRPTPVGVGEILADWEQLTGEPGVVFQGGPVSLDSALGIAVIPGGARSGGRAFELPGIDEPTPRRRPWGDAATGLRRRADRNDPIGWRRVYGAIGLVDLETPPELLAASLGSLRIFAGYAGWSPGQLAGEVAAGAWYVVDSEPGDVSSPQPEGLWRSVLRRQRSGLAMIATYPEDPSLN; encoded by the coding sequence ATGACGGAGGTGTCCTCGCTCACAGGGCGGCTGCTCGTGGCCTCTCCCGCCCTTGCGGACCCGAATTTCGACCGTGCCGTGGTGCTCGTCCTCGACCATGACGGGGAGGGCTCGCTCGGGGTGGTCCTGAACCGCCCGACCCCGGTCGGCGTCGGTGAGATCCTGGCGGACTGGGAGCAGCTCACCGGTGAGCCCGGCGTCGTCTTCCAGGGCGGCCCGGTCTCGCTGGACTCGGCGCTGGGCATCGCGGTCATCCCCGGCGGCGCCAGGAGCGGCGGCAGGGCTTTCGAGCTCCCTGGCATCGACGAGCCCACCCCCCGGCGCAGGCCGTGGGGCGACGCGGCCACGGGGCTGCGGCGCCGCGCCGACCGTAACGATCCCATCGGCTGGCGGCGGGTCTACGGCGCGATCGGCCTGGTCGATCTGGAGACCCCGCCCGAACTGCTCGCGGCGTCGCTCGGCTCGCTGCGGATCTTCGCCGGTTACGCGGGCTGGAGCCCCGGACAGCTGGCCGGGGAAGTGGCGGCGGGTGCCTGGTACGTGGTGGATTCGGAGCCCGGTGACGTGTCGTCGCCCCAGCCGGAAGGGCTGTGGCGGTCGGTGCTGAGGCGCCAGCGGAGCGGTCTGGCGATGATCGCCACGTATCCGGAGGACCCTTCGCTGAACTGA
- a CDS encoding CGNR zinc finger domain-containing protein, with protein sequence MGSHAYELRFDSGRICLDLVATGTDSVEQLDCGRRLAAWLTGAGLVPAGTPLPVPGADWLRAFTELRSYVAELVRAEVAGRRAERALAEVNVRAAGPPPGLRAVRDQGGRLVRELAAAPERDALLAVVARDAVELLTDPGARALLRQCEGDNCRRLYLDTSRGHRRRWCSSEVCGNRERVARHRRRAAVAPASEGSPGKGRRKRGASPSEGRRNADGTAPDIRSPFA encoded by the coding sequence ATGGGTTCGCACGCGTACGAGCTGCGGTTCGACTCCGGGCGCATCTGCCTGGACCTGGTGGCGACAGGGACGGATTCCGTTGAACAACTCGACTGCGGGCGGCGGCTGGCCGCCTGGCTGACCGGTGCCGGGCTCGTCCCGGCCGGCACCCCGCTCCCGGTGCCCGGCGCCGACTGGCTGCGGGCCTTCACCGAACTCCGGTCCTACGTGGCCGAGTTGGTAAGAGCCGAAGTCGCGGGCCGCCGGGCGGAACGGGCGCTGGCCGAGGTCAACGTCCGGGCGGCGGGCCCGCCTCCGGGGCTGCGGGCGGTACGCGACCAGGGCGGCCGCCTCGTCAGGGAGCTGGCCGCGGCCCCCGAGCGCGACGCCCTGCTCGCCGTCGTCGCCCGCGACGCCGTCGAACTGCTCACCGATCCCGGGGCCCGCGCGCTGCTGCGCCAGTGCGAGGGCGACAACTGCCGGCGGCTGTATCTCGACACCTCCAGGGGGCACCGCCGCCGCTGGTGCTCCAGCGAGGTCTGCGGCAACCGCGAGCGGGTCGCCAGGCACCGCCGCAGGGCGGCCGTCGCGCCGGCGTCCGAGGGAAGCCCGGGGAAAGGCCGCAGGAAGCGCGGGGCAAGCCCGAGCGAAGGCCGCAGGAACGCCGACGGAACGGCGCCTGACATACGCTCCCCGTTCGCATAG
- a CDS encoding beta-N-acetylhexosaminidase, which produces MDLIPAPLGAQETQNGGAFTLDAGTVIDAGPGTEGVARWLRQVLGDATGLPLGPGSGPGSSADSGSGSGSGSGSGSGSGEGGDGGTVQLGIDPATAAGPEAYTLSVDSDGVRLHGGSAAGVFWGAQTLRQLLGPDAFRRAPLRPGAPWLIPACAIEDSPRFAWRGMMLDVARHFMPKDGVLRYLDLLAAHKLNVFHFHLTDDQGWRIEIKRFPRLTEVGAWRSRTKWGHRASPLWDEKPHGGYYTQDDIREIVAYAAERHITVVPEIDIPGHSQAAIAAYPELGNTDVIDTAALTVWDTWGINPNVLAPTESSLRFYEGVLEEVLALFPSDFIHLGGDECPKDQWKESAAAQANIEGLGLGNEDELQSWFILHFDRWLAERGRRLIGWDEILEGGLAPGAAVSSWRGYAAGIAAAEAGHDVVMCPEQQVYLDHRQDGGDAEPMPIGYVRTLEDVYRFEPVPPQLSPEAAAHVLGTQANVWTEVMENQSRVDYQVFPRLAAFAEVAWSALPEPAARDFADFGRRMAAHYARLDALGVQYRPPGGPLPSQQRPAPDGMTPAALGRPIEGAPPNV; this is translated from the coding sequence ATGGATCTGATTCCCGCGCCCCTCGGCGCACAGGAGACGCAGAACGGCGGCGCGTTCACCCTGGACGCCGGCACGGTCATCGACGCCGGACCCGGCACGGAGGGGGTCGCGCGGTGGCTGCGGCAGGTGCTCGGCGACGCGACCGGACTGCCGCTGGGCCCCGGTTCCGGGCCCGGTTCGAGTGCGGATTCCGGTTCCGGTTCCGGTTCCGGTTCCGGTTCCGGTTCCGGTTCGGGAGAGGGCGGAGACGGCGGCACCGTACAGCTGGGGATCGACCCCGCGACCGCCGCCGGCCCCGAGGCGTACACGCTGTCCGTCGACAGTGACGGCGTCCGCCTGCACGGTGGCAGTGCGGCCGGTGTCTTCTGGGGTGCGCAGACGCTCCGTCAACTGCTCGGCCCCGACGCCTTCCGGCGGGCGCCGCTGCGGCCCGGCGCCCCGTGGCTGATCCCCGCCTGCGCCATCGAGGACAGCCCCCGGTTCGCCTGGCGCGGCATGATGCTCGACGTGGCACGGCACTTCATGCCCAAGGACGGTGTCCTGCGCTACCTCGACCTCCTCGCAGCCCACAAGCTGAACGTCTTCCACTTCCACCTCACCGACGACCAGGGCTGGCGCATCGAGATCAAGCGCTTCCCGCGGCTGACCGAGGTCGGCGCCTGGCGCTCCCGCACGAAGTGGGGCCACCGCGCGTCACCGCTCTGGGACGAGAAGCCGCACGGCGGTTACTACACTCAGGACGACATCCGCGAGATCGTCGCGTACGCCGCCGAGCGGCACATCACCGTCGTCCCCGAGATCGACATCCCGGGCCACTCGCAGGCCGCCATCGCCGCCTATCCGGAGCTCGGCAACACCGACGTCATCGACACGGCCGCCCTCACCGTCTGGGACACCTGGGGCATCAACCCCAATGTGCTCGCCCCGACGGAGAGTTCGCTGCGCTTCTACGAAGGCGTCCTGGAGGAGGTACTCGCCCTCTTCCCTTCGGACTTCATCCACCTCGGGGGCGACGAGTGCCCCAAGGACCAGTGGAAGGAGTCCGCGGCCGCGCAGGCGAACATCGAAGGACTGGGACTCGGCAACGAGGACGAACTCCAGTCCTGGTTCATCCTGCACTTCGACCGCTGGCTCGCCGAGCGCGGCCGGCGGCTCATCGGCTGGGACGAGATTCTGGAGGGCGGCCTCGCCCCCGGTGCGGCCGTCTCGTCCTGGCGCGGCTACGCGGCCGGGATCGCCGCAGCCGAGGCAGGTCACGACGTGGTCATGTGCCCCGAGCAGCAGGTGTATCTGGACCACCGGCAGGACGGCGGCGATGCCGAGCCGATGCCCATCGGTTACGTCCGCACCCTGGAGGACGTCTACCGCTTCGAGCCCGTACCGCCACAGCTGAGCCCCGAGGCCGCCGCCCATGTACTCGGCACCCAGGCCAACGTCTGGACCGAGGTGATGGAGAACCAGAGCCGGGTGGACTACCAGGTGTTCCCGAGACTCGCCGCCTTCGCGGAGGTCGCCTGGTCGGCGCTGCCGGAACCAGCGGCCCGCGACTTCGCGGACTTCGGCCGGCGGATGGCCGCGCACTACGCCCGACTTGACGCGCTCGGTGTCCAGTACCGCCCGCCCGGCGGCCCGTTGCCCTCACAGCAGCGGCCGGCTCCCGACGGGATGACGCCCGCGGCTCTCGGACGCCCGATCGAGGGGGCGCCCCCAAACGTGTGA
- a CDS encoding HelD family protein, with protein sequence MAAQDAAVDSVRDREIATEQEHLDQVYRRLEEKIHEAEFLMNDAAQRGQVGTPGALAERDAQVFRAGIHLNRLNNEFEDFLFGRIDLLQGKDGKKGPDGAYTAVEPADDAVRPDDTADVAETLHIGRIGVLDSDYSPLVIDWRAPAAAPFYRSTPVDPGRVVRRRVIRSKGRKVLGVEDDLMRPELTAALDGAPLAVVGDGALMAALGQARSHTMRDIVSSIQAEQDLVIRAPAASVTEVSGGPGTGKTAVALHRAAYLLYQDRRKYAGGILIVSPTPLLVAYTEGVLPSLGEEGQVAIRAVGSLVDGAEATAYDDPAVARVKGSSRMLQVLRKAARGALENPAQRPARQRTRGGAGGQGGGGQLSFGGDQLSFGEADGPEEQGRTQDPQEAYSSPVTPDRLRVVVFGGRLELESDELQRIRHNVLSGTAPVNLLRPRARRLLLDALWAKSGGRARGSSSYAGDPELAAELRSSFDDDVSNEDSFTDFLDAWWPELTPRGVLAAMADERRLGRWARRVLNQGEVRKLARSLRREALSVHDVALLDELQALLGTPHRPRKKREYDPLDQLTGLEELMPHREETQWERAERLAQERTEYAHVIVDEAQDLTPMQWRMVGRRGRQATWTVVGDAAQSSWSAPDEAAEARDEALGARPRRRFTLTVNYRNPAEIAQLAAKVLALAMPGMESPSAVRSTGVEPRFAGVPDGDLAGTVREEARLLLDRVDGTVGVVVAMNRREQARKWLAGLGDRVVALGSLEAKGLEYDATVVVSPAEIADESPAGLRVLYVALTRATQQLTVVSAAVDAPDGDGVPDLLRD encoded by the coding sequence GTGGCCGCGCAGGACGCCGCTGTCGACTCGGTCAGAGACCGCGAGATCGCGACCGAGCAGGAGCACCTCGATCAGGTGTACCGACGCCTTGAGGAGAAGATTCACGAGGCTGAATTCCTCATGAACGACGCCGCCCAGCGCGGCCAGGTCGGCACGCCTGGCGCACTCGCCGAGCGGGACGCCCAGGTCTTCCGGGCCGGTATCCACCTCAACCGCCTCAACAACGAGTTCGAGGACTTCCTCTTCGGACGTATCGACCTGCTTCAGGGCAAGGACGGCAAGAAGGGCCCGGACGGCGCGTACACCGCCGTGGAACCGGCCGATGACGCCGTACGCCCCGACGACACCGCCGATGTGGCCGAGACCCTGCACATCGGCCGGATCGGGGTCCTGGACTCCGACTACTCGCCGCTGGTCATCGACTGGCGGGCCCCGGCCGCCGCGCCCTTCTACCGCTCGACCCCGGTCGACCCCGGCCGGGTCGTACGCCGCCGGGTCATCCGCTCCAAGGGCCGCAAGGTCCTCGGGGTCGAGGACGACCTGATGCGTCCCGAGCTGACGGCGGCGCTGGACGGTGCCCCGCTGGCCGTCGTCGGGGACGGCGCGCTGATGGCAGCGCTCGGGCAGGCCCGCAGCCACACCATGCGCGACATCGTCTCGTCCATCCAGGCCGAGCAGGACCTGGTGATCCGGGCGCCCGCCGCGTCCGTCACCGAGGTGTCGGGCGGGCCCGGCACCGGCAAGACGGCCGTGGCCCTGCACCGCGCCGCGTACCTGCTCTATCAGGACCGCCGCAAGTACGCGGGCGGCATCCTGATCGTCTCGCCGACGCCGCTGCTCGTGGCGTACACCGAGGGCGTGCTGCCGTCGCTCGGTGAGGAGGGCCAGGTCGCGATCCGCGCGGTCGGCTCGCTGGTGGACGGCGCGGAGGCGACGGCGTACGACGATCCGGCCGTCGCCCGCGTCAAGGGCTCGTCGCGGATGCTCCAGGTGCTGCGCAAGGCGGCGCGCGGGGCGCTGGAGAACCCGGCGCAGCGGCCGGCGCGGCAGCGGACCCGGGGCGGTGCCGGTGGCCAGGGAGGAGGCGGGCAGCTGTCCTTCGGCGGCGACCAGCTGTCCTTCGGTGAGGCGGACGGGCCGGAGGAGCAGGGCCGGACGCAGGACCCGCAGGAAGCGTACTCGTCCCCCGTCACCCCGGACCGGCTGCGGGTGGTCGTCTTCGGCGGCCGGCTCGAACTCGAATCCGATGAGCTCCAGCGCATCCGCCACAACGTCCTCAGCGGCACCGCGCCCGTCAACCTGCTGCGCCCGCGCGCCCGTCGGCTGCTGCTCGACGCGCTGTGGGCGAAGTCGGGCGGCCGGGCCAGGGGCTCGTCCTCGTACGCGGGTGACCCGGAGCTGGCCGCCGAGCTGCGGTCGTCCTTCGATGACGACGTGTCGAACGAGGACAGCTTCACCGACTTCCTGGACGCCTGGTGGCCCGAGCTGACCCCGCGCGGGGTGCTCGCCGCGATGGCCGATGAGCGCAGGCTCGGCCGCTGGGCGCGCCGGGTGCTCAACCAGGGCGAGGTGCGCAAGCTGGCGCGTTCGCTCCGGCGCGAGGCGCTCTCGGTGCACGACGTGGCACTCCTGGACGAGCTCCAGGCGCTGCTGGGCACCCCGCACCGGCCCAGGAAGAAGCGCGAGTACGACCCGCTGGACCAGCTCACCGGTCTGGAGGAGCTGATGCCGCACCGCGAGGAGACCCAGTGGGAGCGGGCCGAGCGGCTGGCCCAGGAGCGCACCGAGTACGCGCATGTCATCGTCGACGAGGCGCAGGATCTGACGCCCATGCAGTGGCGGATGGTCGGTCGCCGCGGCCGCCAGGCGACGTGGACGGTCGTGGGCGACGCGGCCCAGTCGTCGTGGTCGGCCCCGGACGAGGCGGCCGAGGCACGCGACGAGGCGCTCGGCGCCCGCCCGCGCCGCCGCTTCACACTGACCGTCAACTACCGCAACCCCGCGGAGATCGCCCAGCTGGCGGCGAAGGTGCTCGCCCTGGCCATGCCGGGCATGGAGTCGCCGTCGGCGGTCCGCTCCACCGGGGTCGAGCCGCGCTTCGCGGGCGTGCCGGACGGGGACCTGGCCGGCACGGTGCGGGAGGAGGCCCGGCTGCTGCTCGACCGGGTCGACGGCACGGTCGGTGTGGTGGTCGCCATGAACCGGCGTGAGCAGGCCAGGAAGTGGCTGGCCGGTCTCGGGGACCGGGTGGTGGCGCTGGGCAGCCTGGAGGCGAAGGGTCTTGAGTACGACGCGACGGTCGTGGTGTCGCCCGCGGAGATCGCGGACGAGTCGCCGGCCGGGCTGCGGGTGCTGTACGTGGCGCTGACCCGTGCCACGCAGCAGCTCACGGTGGTCTCGGCGGCGGTCGACGCGCCCGACGGTGACGGCGTACCGGACCTGCTGCGGGACTGA
- a CDS encoding DUF3039 domain-containing protein yields the protein MSTLEPERGAGTGTLVEPTPQVSNGDGDHERFAHYVQKDKIMASALEGTPVVALCGKVWVPGRDPKKYPVCPMCKEIYESMGAGGDKDKGGKDGGKK from the coding sequence ATGAGCACTCTTGAGCCCGAGCGCGGGGCAGGTACGGGAACCCTCGTAGAGCCGACGCCCCAGGTGTCGAACGGCGACGGCGACCACGAGCGCTTCGCCCACTATGTCCAGAAGGACAAGATCATGGCGAGCGCGCTGGAAGGCACGCCTGTTGTCGCACTCTGCGGCAAGGTCTGGGTGCCGGGCCGCGACCCGAAGAAGTATCCGGTCTGCCCCATGTGCAAGGAGATCTACGAGTCCATGGGCGCCGGTGGCGACAAGGACAAGGGCGGCAAGGACGGCGGCAAGAAGTAG
- a CDS encoding GNAT family N-acetyltransferase yields MMTEGIRLRLVELSDAEALATVLSRNREYMRPREPARPESFYTVDGQLERLRVSLADREAGRTVPWVLEETGTGNIVGTITLNNIVMGPLCSGAVGYWVDAGFTGRGVASGAVEEVCRIARDELGMHRVEAGTMLDNVASQRVLTKCGFETYGVAPRYLLINGEWRDHRLFQRILHDRT; encoded by the coding sequence ATGATGACCGAAGGAATCCGGCTGCGCCTGGTCGAGCTCTCCGATGCCGAAGCCCTCGCCACCGTCCTCAGCCGCAACCGTGAGTACATGCGGCCCAGGGAGCCGGCCAGGCCCGAGTCCTTCTACACCGTCGACGGCCAGCTGGAGCGCCTCAGGGTCTCGCTGGCCGACCGGGAAGCCGGGCGGACGGTGCCCTGGGTGCTGGAGGAGACCGGCACCGGGAATATCGTGGGGACCATCACCCTCAACAACATCGTCATGGGGCCGCTCTGCAGCGGGGCCGTCGGCTACTGGGTCGACGCAGGCTTCACCGGACGGGGCGTGGCGTCAGGTGCGGTCGAGGAGGTCTGCCGGATCGCCCGCGACGAGCTCGGGATGCACCGCGTCGAGGCCGGGACGATGCTCGACAACGTTGCCTCGCAGCGGGTGCTCACCAAGTGCGGCTTCGAGACCTACGGGGTGGCGCCCCGCTATCTGCTCATCAACGGCGAGTGGCGCGACCACCGGCTCTTCCAGCGGATCCTGCACGACCGGACCTGA
- a CDS encoding FAD binding domain-containing protein: MTTHAPQAAQSVTLPTSLDEAVAALTAMPAAVPVAGGTDLMAAVNSGLLRPTGLVGLGRISEIRGWHYQDGHALLGAGLTHARMGRPDFAALIPALAAAARAAGPPQIRNAGTLGGNIVTAAPTGDALPVLAALEATLVVAGPDGSRRETPVSHLLAGRDMLQPAELVGFVRVPLLHAPQVFLKATGRTGPGRATASVAVVLDPARRGVRCAVGAVAPMPLRPMEAEQWIASLIDWDGERGLAQEALTAFGEYVAAACIPDAAPPPEGGEAQPLPPAVLHLRRTVAALARRALGRALS, from the coding sequence TTGACCACGCACGCACCGCAGGCGGCGCAGTCCGTGACGCTGCCGACGTCGCTCGACGAGGCTGTGGCGGCACTGACGGCCATGCCTGCAGCCGTCCCCGTCGCGGGCGGCACCGATCTGATGGCGGCCGTGAACTCCGGGCTGCTGCGGCCCACGGGACTTGTCGGACTCGGCAGGATCAGCGAGATCCGCGGCTGGCACTACCAGGACGGCCACGCGCTGCTCGGCGCCGGCCTCACGCACGCCCGGATGGGGCGGCCCGACTTCGCCGCGCTCATCCCCGCGCTGGCCGCGGCCGCGCGCGCCGCGGGTCCGCCGCAGATCCGTAACGCGGGCACGCTCGGCGGCAACATCGTCACCGCGGCACCGACCGGCGACGCCCTGCCCGTCCTGGCCGCCCTGGAGGCCACCCTGGTCGTCGCGGGACCGGACGGCTCCCGCCGTGAGACCCCGGTGTCGCATCTGCTCGCGGGCCGGGACATGCTCCAGCCCGCCGAACTCGTGGGCTTCGTACGGGTACCGCTGCTGCACGCACCCCAGGTCTTCCTCAAGGCCACGGGGCGTACCGGCCCCGGCCGCGCCACCGCTTCGGTCGCGGTGGTCCTCGATCCGGCCAGGCGCGGGGTGCGCTGCGCGGTGGGAGCCGTCGCGCCGATGCCGCTGCGGCCGATGGAGGCCGAGCAGTGGATCGCCTCACTCATCGACTGGGACGGTGAACGCGGGCTGGCGCAGGAGGCGCTCACCGCATTCGGCGAGTACGTCGCCGCCGCCTGCATTCCCGACGCGGCGCCGCCCCCCGAAGGCGGAGAGGCGCAGCCGCTGCCCCCGGCCGTACTGCACTTGCGGCGGACCGTCGCCGCACTGGCCCGGCGAGCACTGGGGAGGGCACTGTCGTGA